In Methylomonas sp. ZR1, one DNA window encodes the following:
- a CDS encoding LysR substrate-binding domain-containing protein: MAIYGVAMNLRDLHYLIAVADLRSFVQAADRCCISQPTLSTQIKKLEDELGIQIFERTNKKVLPTELGEQIVASARRILKEQDNIKELAATAQDPLAGNLRFGAFPTLATYLFPPLVPLIKRDLPRIRLILVEEKTEQLLQQLRSGQMDCALLALPIYEDFLESQALFDDEFLLAVADGHPLAAKPQVESDDLNGEHLLLLDEGHCLRGHALQICQTIGADEEQDLRATSLETLRQMVRAGTGITFMPRIAVRDEPGLRYLPFAEPAPSRTIGMVWRKTSARGELIRCLSGLVQDAAKDI, from the coding sequence TTGGCTATTTACGGGGTGGCTATGAATCTGCGGGATTTACATTATTTAATCGCCGTTGCCGACTTGCGCAGTTTTGTGCAGGCTGCCGACCGTTGTTGCATCAGCCAGCCGACTTTGAGTACCCAGATTAAAAAGTTGGAAGATGAATTGGGTATCCAGATTTTCGAGCGCACCAATAAAAAAGTGCTGCCTACCGAGCTAGGCGAGCAGATCGTGGCGTCGGCAAGGCGCATCTTGAAGGAGCAAGACAATATCAAGGAACTGGCTGCGACGGCCCAAGACCCGTTGGCCGGCAATTTGCGCTTCGGTGCTTTTCCCACCCTGGCTACCTATTTATTTCCGCCATTGGTCCCCCTAATCAAGAGAGATTTACCGCGCATCCGGCTGATTCTGGTGGAGGAAAAAACCGAACAATTGTTACAACAGCTCCGCAGCGGGCAGATGGATTGTGCTTTGCTGGCCCTGCCGATTTACGAGGATTTCCTGGAAAGTCAGGCCTTGTTCGACGATGAGTTTTTGCTGGCCGTGGCGGACGGTCATCCGTTGGCGGCCAAGCCGCAAGTCGAGTCAGACGATCTAAACGGCGAACATTTGCTGTTGCTTGACGAAGGCCATTGCCTGCGTGGGCATGCCTTGCAAATCTGCCAAACAATCGGCGCCGACGAAGAACAGGATCTTCGCGCCACCAGCCTGGAAACCTTGCGGCAAATGGTTCGCGCCGGTACCGGCATCACCTTCATGCCACGTATCGCGGTGCGCGACGAACCGGGGCTACGTTATCTGCCATTCGCTGAGCCGGCACCTAGCCGGACCATAGGCATGGTTTGGCGCAAAACCAGTGCCAGAGGGGAGCTGATTCGGTGCTTGAGCGGCTTGGTGCAGGATGCCGCTAAGGACATTTAG
- a CDS encoding laminin B domain-containing protein, translating to MNKKQLLPVAIALLTSQPILASVSSSFDVDSENWQIVSFADFSQNNYSIIGQYQPSHVSGGGNPGNYLAASDPDAGDFTFSAPSAFLGSQLGATGLSYDLTYRDGAVNWQTTDVMLVGNGQRLLWKRDPNIVPDSSWTHISLTLAPSSEWRLGSTGGVFASQSDFQNVLSNLSGLYIHGEFTNGIIETAGLDNVVLQTVPLPGAFWLFGVGVAGFWSCNRNGILR from the coding sequence ATGAACAAAAAACAGTTATTACCTGTTGCTATCGCATTGTTGACGTCGCAGCCGATTCTCGCCAGCGTGTCCAGTTCGTTCGATGTCGACAGCGAGAACTGGCAAATCGTCAGTTTTGCCGATTTCAGCCAGAACAATTATTCGATCATCGGCCAATACCAACCCAGTCATGTATCAGGTGGTGGCAATCCCGGCAATTATCTCGCCGCCTCCGACCCTGACGCCGGCGATTTTACCTTCTCCGCTCCCTCGGCTTTCCTGGGCTCGCAGCTCGGCGCTACCGGGCTGTCCTACGATTTGACGTATCGCGATGGTGCTGTCAATTGGCAAACCACCGACGTCATGTTGGTTGGCAACGGCCAACGCCTACTCTGGAAACGCGACCCGAATATCGTGCCGGATAGTAGCTGGACTCATATCAGTCTGACTTTGGCGCCCTCCTCGGAATGGCGGTTGGGCAGCACAGGCGGGGTGTTCGCCAGTCAAAGTGATTTTCAAAATGTCCTATCCAATTTGAGTGGGTTGTACATTCACGGCGAATTTACCAACGGTATCATCGAAACCGCCGGCCTGGATAATGTGGTTTTGCAAACGGTGCCGTTGCCGGGAGCGTTTTGGTTGTTTGGGGTGGGGGTTGCGGGATTTTGGTCATGCAATCGCAATGGGATATTGCGCTAA
- a CDS encoding ATP-binding protein — MIDWNHTYAAIWRQRQAFLRPVRQIDPIRLDQLLGIEPQKQQMIDNTLRFLAGLPANNALLWGARGTGKSSLVKALLNEYLHEGLRVIEVDKQDLLYLPEIVDDIREHNQRFIIYCDDLSFENGDALYKPLKSVLEGSIEMPPENVLFYATSNRRHLLPEHMRDNLDTLLTDNEVHYSDTIEEKISLSDRFGLRLAFYPQHTQTYLDIVDSYFVDYRGNREALHKSALDFAHQNAAKNGRTAKQFFNAFSNDERTEQL, encoded by the coding sequence ATGATAGATTGGAACCACACCTATGCGGCAATTTGGCGTCAGCGCCAGGCGTTTCTGCGTCCTGTTCGGCAAATCGATCCGATCCGGCTGGATCAACTGCTGGGCATAGAGCCGCAAAAACAGCAAATGATAGACAACACCCTGCGTTTCCTGGCGGGATTGCCGGCGAATAACGCCTTGTTGTGGGGGGCGCGCGGCACTGGCAAATCCTCGCTGGTGAAAGCATTGTTGAACGAATATTTGCACGAAGGTTTACGAGTCATCGAAGTGGATAAACAAGATTTACTGTATCTGCCGGAAATCGTCGACGACATCCGCGAACACAATCAGCGCTTCATTATTTATTGCGACGACCTGTCTTTCGAAAACGGCGACGCACTATACAAGCCGCTGAAAAGCGTGCTGGAAGGCTCTATTGAAATGCCGCCGGAGAATGTGCTGTTTTACGCCACGTCCAATCGCCGCCATTTGCTGCCGGAACATATGCGCGACAATCTGGATACGCTGCTGACTGACAACGAGGTGCATTATTCCGACACCATCGAGGAAAAAATCTCACTGTCCGACCGCTTCGGTTTGCGGCTGGCGTTTTACCCGCAGCATACTCAGACATACCTGGATATTGTCGACAGCTATTTCGTCGATTATCGCGGCAACCGCGAGGCTTTACACAAATCGGCGCTGGATTTTGCCCATCAGAATGCCGCCAAAAACGGCAGAACCGCGAAGCAATTTTTCAATGCCTTTAGTAATGACGAACGTACCGAACAGCTGTAA